DNA sequence from the Thunnus maccoyii chromosome 7, fThuMac1.1, whole genome shotgun sequence genome:
CGATGTATTAGTAAACTGATCTGGCTCAGTAGAGAGGTTAAACTGATTAAGGTTTTGGATGGGACACAATTATGACACAATCTTTGTGCAATGTATAACCAGCCGCAGCCCTGGGTCTTCAGGTTTCAGATACAAGACCgtgattaaatgttgaggaAATGGGGAAACTCAAAATATTGCATTCCAGACAAATGCAATTAGAGTGTATCACATGTAGTAAATCCTGCATGCTTTGATACCTGGTTATGAGGTTGAAAGCGAAGTAGCTGTAGCTGTTTGACCTTTTGTAGCTTGAGTTCTGTGTAGAAGTGAACAATATTTTCTATAAGCAACAATCATTCAAATACATCCAGTAAAGTTAGTTTACATGTCCTCATCCCAGCCATGGATAAGGAGTCCAAACATGGCAGCTTGCTGCTACACCAGGGATGGGAATCGAGAACCAGTTCCAGTTGAGAACCGGTTCCAAAATGTCCGATCCATTGCAATCGTATGTATCCAAGCACATCAATTCCTTTTATTGACGTTGGCatgtttttctgacagttgTGCATTGCAAAACAGTCACGTCAAAGTCATGCGTCTACGTTGCTGGATACTTGCAACATGGTGGAGTCATGGCGGTGGGACTGagacagcaaataaaaaacaccCAGAATAACCAGGAAGATCCGATGCAGACCCGGTACTGTGCTGGGCACCAGGAAGACTGTTCTGTCAGTCTGCTGCTGGAGCTAACGGAGCTAACTAACGGACAGCGTACAGTCAGTCCATGATCCAGTCAATAATACAGAGGGAACTTAGGGGTAATCTCCAAACAATCCCTCCTCTGAGTAGAATCACTTGTTCCAGTCTGCTGCGGCATACAtgccttttttctcctctgtttctaCTCTATGTTCAGattcagagaaaataaaacagttgcGTTGATGCTGAAAACCTGTGTGGGCCTACTTTTTTCCACACAGAGAATAGATCAGGAATCAATAAAGGAACTGATAAAGAATTGGACCGATAAGCAGAATCGATAATGGCATTGgtataaataaaatcttatcaaGTCCCATCCCTAGCGTCCATGCCAAAAAAGCCTCTCCTGCTTCCTCCCGCGGGTTCAAAGTGTCTTCCTTTGGCTCTGCATGGCACAATTTATTGTAGCAAGTTATGATTTATAATTAAAATCAAGTTGCAAAACCTCTGCAACTGGCAGTTGTAGACATGCCAACTTGTGCCACCTTTCGGCAGTTATTATTACACAAAAAACTGACACACTTTAACAGATTGTACCAACAGGAAATGATACAAGGTGTACACCGAGGTCAATCAAACTGCATCTTTAGAATAGCCACTGACAATTTCTACCTTGGAAACTTgtcaaagaggaagaaaaatgtgGCTTCAAACATTTGATACTTGATCCAACTGTGAGTATTTCCTCCATTTCTGTTGTGCATTGCTTTGAATGTCAAAAACAAAGTGACTGTAGGATGCATACTGAACTTTTGAGCATACTTGGACAATGTTAGTCACTTGTCCAGTGAAAATGTACTGAAACTCTGTTAAAATTAGTATGAAATTTGGGCACATCTGCTGATGCGCATCATACAGACAAAATAAGAGCAGCTGACATATAAActacaacaaaacaagaacattttgCACAAGGCTAACTTTCAGTGGATATTAAATAGTGAgtcattaattcatttcagtGATGTTACACTCAAAATTGCAGAATGTAAAGAAAGActcagaattttttttatcattttaaaaaattaaaaactgggCATTACTGAAGCTTTTTCAGCCACTTGTCAATCAAGCAGACAAACTCGTATTTTTATTgactgaagaaagaaagaaaggaaaagatagtatttcttttatttaatttcagtcaATTTTAATTAGATTGTATATCAAtaagattttaattattttatcagtTATCACTTAATTTCAGTTTagtttgaaattaaaatcatctttttaattaacaaaatggATTAAAACAGTCTTCATAACAATAATAAGCAGACTATATTTAGAAACTTTACAACATATCTGATCCCACAGGCTAAAGATTTATATCTAAAATAgttaataaacatttaagatgttaaatatatgaaataagTCTGCCAGAATTCTAAATGTTATGCCAGTGACACATTACATTAGTTGTTTCAGTGTCTGAACAAAAAGCTGACACTAAGGCATACAGTGCAATATGTTGTGGTATTTAGAGTATCAAAGCAGTCCTAAACCCAGATCTTAAAGATAAATAGTGAGAGACATAAGGAGAGAATGTGAGGGGGGGAGTGGGGGAGGTGTTGGGAGGTTGGAGAGTACTGGACTACATTACTGCAAAAGATTGACTGGAAAACTTTTTTAGCCTGACAAGAAGTTGGCCTGCCTCGCTCAACAAGGAAAACAAGCAAGATCCATCTCAGGACTTTCATTCGTATGCCAAAACATCAGTCACAGAGCCCCCTCCGCCAGCAGTTTCATCATACGAATATAACATATGGACAGTGTTGTGTTACTATTAGCATGACGACCGGACTGCCAAGCGGTGCACAGCAAACCTGACGGGAAGACAGAGGGTAACCACAGGATGGGATTATGGGTTTGTAGAAAGAAATTACACTATTTGGCTACCTGATGAACTCATTTGCCAGGGGAATGACTGACAAAGTTAATTCTGAAAAGGAATTAATGGGGAGGAGAGGTACCAGACTTTCAGATAAAGTGCTATGAGTTGAACTCCGCCAGGTGCTTATGTGGGCTTGATTAGGTCTTTGCATTCGTGCCAACTTAACAGACTTTAGGAGCTCTGTTTCCTAAGCATGTAGTTACTCCTGACATGCTGAATCAATGCCCTTTCTCGCCTATTGACCTTGATTACTTTAAATGAGCCGTATACAGACCTCTCTtctcccagtgtgtgtgtgtgtgtgtgtgtgtgtgtgtgtgtgtgtgtgtgtgtgtgtgtgagtgtacagCCTGAGCAACCAGTTGGCCTGATCCACAATATTTTGTGTTGGTAATTTGGTTGACATGCATACATGAGTTCCTTGAATCAATTTGCACGTCTGTATAGTAACCGAAATTCTGGTATTTTCTTAAAATTATCAACAGGGCTTCTCTAAAGGTCTTAAACGTTTTGTTTTCTTACTCCTGAAAAGCCGAGATTTTGGAGAAAATATATCGATATACAGCATTTGTGTGTCTCATCTGAAAGATAACCAAgttccctaaccctaacctaaaaACCCTAACCCATCACTGCAGGTAGTTTTGGGCCTAAGTAGTCCAGAAGCTAGAATCTGAGAGATTATGGCCTCTAAATTGTCCAGACAGGCCAGAGTGTCAGAGGCTCATACGGGTATTAACACATTAATATCAACGTCACTCGCCGCCCGCACCCGGTGCCCAGACAGCTCCAGTTTCAGGCGGCATTCAGAGGAAAAGTCGGGTCATGTGTTGAACCTCAGTTTTAATTAGCTAATGGCACTCCCTGTTTCATCTCCTGCGTCTGAGCTGATTGCTCACAAAAGACTCCATTTACCCCTGAAAACACACGCCATCTTGGCACCGGCCCGCGCTCTATGTCTCAACGTCTGCTGCAGAGGGATTTCGCCACTCTCTTCCAAAAATCAGTCTAGTAAATCTAAATATATATGTTTGCTGGTTTCACACCagtgaaaaaagaggaaattccATGATCTGCGCTTTTTTTCCAGCAAGGCCTCAACATCCAACTTTCCTTCAACAAGTGGTTTGACTGAGTGTGtcagcgagtgtgtgtgtgtgtgtgtgctttggtgtttgtctgtgtgtgcatacacatgtgtatgtgtttggacAGAGCACCATTAAGCAGCTAATGCTGGCTGTGTTTTATCATTGTGAAATGGGCGGGTGGTTCTCTGTCTCGCCTTTGGCTTTAACACAcgagaaacacaaaaatatgtggGGTACTTATTTGgaggaattttcctttaagctatttttaaataatttgtcaATTACATCATATGATGATATGAGCCCTGGGAGAAAAAATAGTAACTTtaatcaaaacatgaaaaaagtatTATAGAAAAATAGCATGAGCATTCTTGCATGGCGCAAACATGTTTAtcttttacttacttactaatGAGATATAAATCACCAGTAAGATCACCTTTCTTTACTTATATAAAACTTAATAAGCATGACTTTGAATATTTTTTAGCCAggtggaaaaataaaattttaaatgatcCTTAAAACTGTGTCCAAGCCAAAACTGTCTCGGTAAAACGTTACAATCGCCATTTACAGCCCGTCATACGTGCTCTGCTTTTGTTGGAATTTTCTAAAAAATACTGCATCTTACCTAAtgattctttattttaaatactttttcatTGTCATCACAGCATTTTGTATATCTTATTCATATGATGGCAACATTTTTTATGAGATACATAAATGTAGGTGTGTCAACCAGTAATACATCGTAACAATCaatatgacaataaattaaGATAGATAATGacaatatttacagtacaggTTTAAATTATACAATATGTTATAGTAATTTTGAATTCATAGAAAAACACCTTTGATCCTATTTCATATGTGGAAATCTGCCTGCAGTATTCCATAAATCCATAAAGTTTTTCTTCCATCAaactttccctccttcctcctcctcctttcactCTTGCTCCATACCTGTCTTCTATACATGTAACCCTTTAACCGTTGACTGAATCCTTCATCCCACAACATCATAATCCCCCTCTAATAACATTTAAAGCATACTATTGTTTTGAGGATCTTATTTTATGGGTAGATTTTTCTCCCACATCTGACCAAAACAACTATGccaaacaaactaaataaagtGCACACCGTGCCATGTGAACACTCTGTCCTTTTCCACAGAGAAGACTCCATGGTTTAGAGGGATATTTTCTGCCGCTCACAGTCCTGCCTTCAGACACTTCAAATCCATAGGGCCGGCTTCTGAGAAAGCAGAACAATATCCAAGTCTGGGACCATGTCAGGGCTACTCTTGCtggatatatttttaatatttatgcagacacaagaaaaaaaatgtaataaactaaaaaaacagtgaattagGCATGAAACACAACAGGATATTGCAGAGAGATTATGTTGTTTCCTTTTCGCCCGCATGTCCCTCAGCGCATGCCTGCCCTACAGCCCAGGGCTGGGTTTAATTGGAGGAGAAGGAACCAAACATGTTTTCTAAAAGGTAGCAGAACTTTTAAGAGCCACAAATTCAGTCTTTTACATATGGAAggaactgacttttttttttttttttttaaaggtggaaTTTCTTAAAATATTAGCCAGGTACAGACGGTGACAGGCCCATGCAGGGGTCAGGGTATGAATTGTGCGTTGTGATAATGACTTTTTCCTGCCAAGACGCAGCATGAAGCAAATGCTGTGCAGCTGtaagaagaaagagagatacagtatatatatgtttaGAGAGAGCaatggagagggagaaagaggagagaggagtgttATGTTTGGATGTGAGGAGAGCTCTGCTTCATGAGTGCCTGCTGGAATCTGCTGCTGGAAAGATAATAAAGGGATTAGTCCTGGTTTTTCTAGAGCATTTGGTCCTAAAAGAGAATGTCTCATCTGTTTCCTCTATGTGAATTGCTCGAATTCTTGAATGCCTTTGTCTATTGCATGAgcacaacaaacacaagagGCATCAGTGCTAGTGGCCAAGAAGCACAGAAGCTCAGACAACAAAAATAAGGATTTGGAATGGAAACGACTGAAACACACGAGCACGCACActctttcagacacacacagagactctaGGTTTCCTATAAGTGCATAGTACCTACTTAAATCTGTATAGGctatatacaaacacaaacactgtcacaaATACACACCGAGAACgtgtttattttctctggcTCTCCAAGTTTATCTGCTGAATTCCCAGATCAACATACATTCAATCCCTGCTGATTAGACATGTTGATTcaagcttttaaaacatttcacatttctgtttatctTCTGTCGGAAAAGCAGGAGTGTTACAACCCAACGTACTGTACACAGAATCAATACTTCCTATTGTGAGAGTTGGTGGAAACAATATCcccattttcacatttctgcatGGCAGTGAATACGTGTGttcgtgtctgtgtgtgtttgaaagaagGGTGATCAGGAGGTTAGGGTGTGTAGCGGAGTTTCACAGCACCTCATGTCCGCAGACAGAGTCCAGTGGCTCGTCCACACTGAGCCGAATTGTTCTAGTGCTCACATATGGTAAACATCTCCGAAAAcacgcataaacacacacacctctacagcGACACATTCATCTATACCGTGTGAGACATAGCTCATGTGTGTCACccaaatgtaataaatgtatcCGCACAAGGCtccaaccagcagcagcaacaacagaaagacaaatgaaagcttttaaaacaacacacagctaAAGCAGAATTAACAGTTGGGGCACGTACAGCAGTGCAAATTACTCCCAAATTTCTAGTTCATGTTGAgcaaaggaagaagaaacactAATACCCCGGAGTGACGCAAAGCAGGCAGCAGCAACAGTtgagtttgtgtctttttggcTTCACTCAGCGTTCGACTCAAATGTGCATTAACAAGTATCGGAATCAGTCAGAATCAACATGAATGACTTATCCAACTCTAGAAGCCTCTCACCTCGGCTAATTTTACAAGCCACTATTATACAAGTTATTTAGAAAAtaaactttctttttaaagaaaaaaaaagaccttgaGATAAAACAGGTGCTGTAGTTATACTGCAGACTCAGTTCTTCAATAATTAGGATTTGGATGGGTTCCTGAACTTGAAGAGGACCACTTCTGACAGGGGGGCTTTGGGTGAAGCCGTGAATTGAGCAACACTAGCAAATATTACCGACTATCCCTCCGTGGCTCCCTTCTCCAGACTACTACATTTCTCCTCATGTTTGGCTTGGATATGAAGCCAATTCACTTAATACTTGTGGGACAGCTAAACATTTAAAGCTCCCATTTAAAGGGATCAAGTGTAGGCATTGTTTGGTTATGTTAACCATATGTGTTGGCTTTTCATGATCTGAATCCCTTCTCGAAAAACAGAGTGCTCGTGAAAATAAACATGGCTTCGCCCTACACAAATTGTGGACTAATTGTGTATTTGGACTAAATCATTCTTAAGGTTGGAGGGCTTTTTCCATTTGCTAAGGGGCGCGGGGGAGTGACAGCTTGACATTGATTAGTGTGTTGACTTGTGGAATTGGAGCCTTACCTGTAAAGAATACAACCACAAATCTATTTATACTGATGAGGTAGTGCTACTCTTACAGCAGCTCACATCttcagtgggaaaaaaaaaatcctccttttTACATGCTCCACTAAAAATACAAGAGTTACAATCATAACTGTTTCTcatccaaaacaaaataaaagtttctGTTGAAAAGTAATCAGCAGTGAAGCAAGTCCAGTCTTGTTTTTGGACACGATGGACATGTATCTTGTTGAGTAAAAATCATCTTGAGGGACTGTATTACCATATGAAATATGTGCTTGCATttaattcaaacaaaaaaacattttttttaacagatggTTTTAATTATGGGACAAACCAGACCTATattaaaactaataaatacaaaaatcaaTTTATAAAGGAGTAAAAATGAGACAGCTGACTTTGAGGGGACTCTCAGCAAACctcgtgtgtgtgttgtgtttttttttggatctGGTCAGTGTTGGGTGGATAGTTTTACAGGTTTATAATGACTCACCATACACTTGTTAGGTTTCTCTCCAGAGTGGACCCTCATGTGAATGAGCAGCTTGTAGCGGGCGTTGAAGGGCTTGTACCGGCGAATGCAGCCAGCCCAGAAACAGGTGAAGTCCTCACCTTTGCGCTGGTCGATGTGGACCTTCTCAATGTGCCTCACaagctcctcctgctgctcatACGCAGCACTGCAGTCAATCCAGCGACACACCTGCTTATCAGCCagtgctgctcctcctcctccgactTCTTCTCGCTCTGAGGCTGTGTGGGACCCAGGAGGGCCTCCAGAGGACGGTTTGAGTCCCAGGGAAGAGACTGGTGTTGTTTGCTGGCTCTGGTGATGTAGCAGGCCACCAGAACTGGGCCCCACATATTGGTGCAGGTGGTAGGGCGGAGGCATGGTAGGTCGAGGCGGGTGGTGAGGGTGACGAAGGTGCCCGCTGCGACCACTTaagtgatggtgatgatgatagtGGTGCTGAAAGAGTTCGTCTTCACTGGGAGAGAAGTCATCCAGGGGCTCCTGCTTGAGGGCAGCCCCTGATCTTTGGCCCCCATCCAAGAGAGCCCCAGTGTCAGGCCCCGAATGTAGCGTCCCAGACATCAGGACCCCACTCATCAGCAGCCCCAACCCATCTGagcctccacctcctcccacaTCTCCCCCGGCTGCTCCACCAGCCCCGCGCCCCTGCTGCATGGAGCCCTGCTCCTCACACAGCCCCTGGCCCTGCTCCGGCTCCACTGATGACACtgaagaggaggacgaggaggaggaggaaagggacAGCAGGCAGGTGGCAGGTGAGGATAGCTGACAGCTCTCCTGTAGTGTGGCCTGCTGGGGGCTGCCGTGAGGCGGGGGCTTGTGGGGGGCTTCCTGTGAGCAGGAGTTAGAGGGTGGGGAcgtagaggaggaggaagaagaggaggagaagccGGCGCTGCTAGTGTGGCTGGGCGAGAGGTTAGTGCGGAACCCGTTGACGCAGGCAACCATCGACATCTGGGAGGAGGAGCAGATGATGGCGGTGATATTGATCTCCTCGGAGGCAGCGCTGGTAGCTGACAGGGACCCAGTGACAGCAACGCTGCTGGTGCCAGCAGCGCCGGTGGACTGCGAGACCAGGGACAGGCAACGTCTCTTCAGACTGCTAGCACTGAGCAGCCGCGCTGAATGACGGGAGCTAGTTGGGGACAAAGCCAGCGGGGAGGAGCCATCTTCATTATTAAACGGTTGCGCTGCGTCTCCTGACACAGCATTGCCTACGCTGCTCACTGTGCATACGCCACTACCGCTGTTGTGTGCAGCTCCAACCATCTCGTCCCTCGGCAAACCCAAAACTATGCCAGCCCTAGAGTTCTGAAACCCAACCTGAGACGTACTATGGACCCCTGGCCCCATGCTGGAAACCTTGTAACCCATTGAGTTTTCTTGTTTGATTGGGTAAGGGAGAGAGGATCGAGCCCCGTTGGCAATGCCGCAGCTCAGGCCGGATGAGGCCCCCGTCAGGGTCCTCTGGAAGGCAGACGAGGATCTGTAAGGAAAAAACACGCAGAGAGGAATATGAGCGCTATTAGCTCAGTGCCTGTTGACAGACAGAGGCTGGTTCATCCTTCCCACTAGCAGCACTGAGTAGGGTTTAGCCTCTTGCTTCCACTCCTCCTCTAATCTTTCTCTCAGTTTACAGAAAAAATCATGTCATCCTAAATGAGTCCCACTGACCTAAAAGTCTCTCATTCATCATAAGGGACCTTAAAGAACAAACATGAATATTGTAGGCCATGTTCAGGATTCAGTGACATCAGGACACCAGGTAGTATCTGCCGCTGATGATCCaaagtgtttttatgaataaatgaaacagGATCTTCTGGTAGTGAGAGGATATGAATGGGCATTTATGACTAAGAatagagagagggggagggaaggATGGCTACTGAGACTGAGAGGCCACTGGCTAGTGTGACCATCTGACAGGCTTTGATGACACAAAGGGGTTAAACCCAACCCAACATTGGGGATAAATAGGGAGTCACCTGTTTTGGTGGCATAATTGCAGCCTATGAAGGGTCACCGTTTACAATACTGTGTATTATGGTGGGAATCTTTGCCCTGCTGAATGGGGAACCCAGGTCAGATTTCTCCATGCGTTGCTGTGATCTTCTACATAATCATTCCTGTCAGTTGGCTCATTATGGATTTTGTCCAAAGCCCCTGAGTGATGTGAGAAGAGCTCTCTTTTCTCCGGGCTGTCTCATGAAGGAATCGTCTTTGTCCTTTCCCCCCCGAGCACGCCGGGGGAAAAACAGAGCCGACGCTAGCTAGGATTGGAGAAAGCCACTGGCAGAGTTTGTCATCGTTGTTGTTAATAAAGACTtgacccccctctctctttctattcAGAAGCGCCATTTCCTGTTTGGCTGTAGTGAAAATATTGAGAGACAATATGAGAGAAGTGAATGTCTTTCCAGAAGCACTTTTGGTCGGATGACTGAGGATGGAGGGATAGAAAAAAGGAGGGGAAAGAAGTTCACTAAATTCTTTCTGACTTGACCAACAGTAGTCAAAGATTGcacaacagcagaaacacattaGTGTAACATAAATGTTGTACTTTGGACCCTTTCAGTGTATTTTATGAGACTGGGTAAATCTTTCCAGCTACATATACGTGCATCTGAATCACAATAGCAAAgataatgaaaaacacattgtaCCTGCATACTGTTCGTAACACTATATCCAACAGGAAACATTCAAAACTAGAACAGGAACATAATTACTAGAAAACAACAGCGATAGTGACAGTTTACCTGGTGTCTTGGTGAGGGCCGTCCTGCAGAAGGAGGTCGGCTGTAGGTCTGTCGCAGTGGAGGCTCTGGGGGTAAAGCCCCCCTGAATGACCCCCCACTGGCAGTGGCAAGCTCTGCCCACATCGCATCAGGGTGCCCTCAGAGTCACCCAGCTCAGCGTCTACATCCTTCTCTGAGCAGTATGCACCATTTActgaaagaggagaaggagaaataTCACTAAACTGGCTACTACAAATGATCAGTGTGTAGTTGATACACTATTTAAATTTACACCTACTTTATTCACAAGTTCACAAGATATGACTAGTACATCCTTGATGTGTGTATCAAATGACCCGACGtcacttttaaattaaaacctGGCAAAGCACATGATGATCTATTGACTGCCCTGGAAGAATAATCAGTTTACAATGGGATCCATGCCATTGGTGACATGGTGAAATCTTATTAGATTATGAAAATTCTCTTGAGAAATAATCTTTGGCTGCCACAACATTAGTATCTGGTGATGTATGGGGAGCTCTTTGGCAAAGCTCAACTGGTGACAGTGAGAATAGCGCTGGAGAGATTTATTACCAAATATTATTGCTGGAGTAATTCAGGAATTGTATTCCAAAAGGCGATGCGTCCAATTTGGAAAAATAAACTAACTGAAATTAATGTGTCCGGAAGAGACAGCCAGTAGAAGTGTAACTATTGCATGAGTCAAGAATTTAAATTacatacagtgtttttaaattcGCCATCAGTTGTTTTAATTTCAAGTAATCATTAATTTTGTGTAAATAGTGacttcattgttttatttcactcattc
Encoded proteins:
- the LOC121901062 gene encoding zinc finger protein GLIS1 isoform X2; translation: MQNSSALFGMVSHCQTPTFTDFTAGLSLSVYGSKADICARRAGSGGFGSQICRSPHDTPTHMNCASPKRLSTPEEKAHLSAKAQRSCFTLPPVQVNGAYCSEKDVDAELGDSEGTLMRCGQSLPLPVGGHSGGLYPQSLHCDRPTADLLLQDGPHQDTRSSSAFQRTLTGASSGLSCGIANGARSSLPYPIKQENSMGYKVSSMGPGVHSTSQVGFQNSRAGIVLGLPRDEMVGAAHNSGSGVCTVSSVGNAVSGDAAQPFNNEDGSSPLALSPTSSRHSARLLSASSLKRRCLSLVSQSTGAAGTSSVAVTGSLSATSAASEEINITAIICSSSQMSMVACVNGFRTNLSPSHTSSAGFSSSSSSSSTSPPSNSCSQEAPHKPPPHGSPQQATLQESCQLSSPATCLLSLSSSSSSSSSVSSVEPEQGQGLCEEQGSMQQGRGAGGAAGGDVGGGGGSDGLGLLMSGVLMSGTLHSGPDTGALLDGGQRSGAALKQEPLDDFSPSEDELFQHHYHHHHHLSGRSGHLRHPHHPPRPTMPPPYHLHQYVGPSSGGLLHHQSQQTTPVSSLGLKPSSGGPPGSHTASEREEVGGGGAALADKQVCRWIDCSAAYEQQEELVRHIEKVHIDQRKGEDFTCFWAGCIRRYKPFNARYKLLIHMRVHSGEKPNKCMFEGCNKAFSRLENLKIHLRSHTGEKPYLCQHPGCQKAFSNSSDRAKHQRTHLDTKPYACQIPGCTKRYTDPSSLRKHVKIHSAKEQQLRPCPHLEPDVLSDCLSMQHLQGSAPTQHLYNGKDGRSPGLGQDIFTGLYAGSSTPHHSASVELLSPTPNSAPASAADLPSRQHRLDRDLGSPHHLSPLAAMDGTRDGVSGPLLSPGMKQGTGTPPPPLEKQHVHPHHKPYSHYHHHQPANDEYQGSFQSCFHFGDSYRMEQTVGGVHVPGDSHAYASHQHNGFHMSTSNTGSAGFSLTQELQGGAGCQFSSSPEESIFFQVGSFERSLSHISSVYTET
- the LOC121901062 gene encoding zinc finger protein GLIS1 isoform X1; this translates as MQNSSALFGMVSHCQTPTFTDFTAGLSLSVYGSKADICARRAGSGGFGSQICRSPHDTPTHMNCASPKRLSTPEEKAHLSAKAQRSCFTLPPVQVNGAYCSEKDVDAELGDSEGTLMRCGQSLPLPVGGHSGGLYPQSLHCDRPTADLLLQDGPHQDTRSSSAFQRTLTGASSGLSCGIANGARSSLPYPIKQENSMGYKVSSMGPGVHSTSQVGFQNSRAGIVLGLPRDEMVGAAHNSGSGVCTVSSVGNAVSGDAAQPFNNEDGSSPLALSPTSSRHSARLLSASSLKRRCLSLVSQSTGAAGTSSVAVTGSLSATSAASEEINITAIICSSSQMSMVACVNGFRTNLSPSHTSSAGFSSSSSSSSTSPPSNSCSQEAPHKPPPHGSPQQATLQESCQLSSPATCLLSLSSSSSSSSSVSSVEPEQGQGLCEEQGSMQQGRGAGGAAGGDVGGGGGSDGLGLLMSGVLMSGTLHSGPDTGALLDGGQRSGAALKQEPLDDFSPSEDELFQHHYHHHHHLSGRSGHLRHPHHPPRPTMPPPYHLHQYVGPSSGGLLHHQSQQTTPVSSLGLKPSSGGPPGSHTASEREEVGGGGAALADKQVCRWIDCSAAYEQQEELVRHIEKVHIDQRKGEDFTCFWAGCIRRYKPFNARYKLLIHMRVHSGEKPNKCMFEGCNKAFSRLENLKIHLRSHTGEKPYLCQHPGCQKAFSNSSDRAKHQRTHLDTKPYACQIPGCTKRYTDPSSLRKHVKIHSAKEQQVRRKLRPCPHLEPDVLSDCLSMQHLQGSAPTQHLYNGKDGRSPGLGQDIFTGLYAGSSTPHHSASVELLSPTPNSAPASAADLPSRQHRLDRDLGSPHHLSPLAAMDGTRDGVSGPLLSPGMKQGTGTPPPPLEKQHVHPHHKPYSHYHHHQPANDEYQGSFQSCFHFGDSYRMEQTVGGVHVPGDSHAYASHQHNGFHMSTSNTGSAGFSLTQELQGGAGCQFSSSPEESIFFQVGSFERSLSHISSVYTET